One genomic segment of Hordeum vulgare subsp. vulgare chromosome 2H, MorexV3_pseudomolecules_assembly, whole genome shotgun sequence includes these proteins:
- the LOC123429729 gene encoding protein PELPK2-like, with protein sequence MASRNTALVFLLALLLSCVAMSGAARNLQEQEMAPPTMEEEPSSAPHLTVPGLPDYELPPMPKFELPPFPEMHLPPFPGTPWKPAARTPTLTGFFFPQPEPEANP encoded by the coding sequence ATGGCCTCGAGGAACACCGCCCTCGTGTTCCTCCTGGCACTGCTCCTCTCGTGCGTCGCCATGAGCGGCGCGGCGAGAAACCTGCAGGAGCAGGAGATGGCTCCGCCCACGATGGAAGAAGAGCCGTCGTCCGCGCCACACCTGACCGTGCCGGGCCTGCCAGACTACGAGCTGCCGCCAATGCCCAAGTTTGAGCTCCCGCCGTTCCCAGAGATGCACCTCCCGCCGTTCCCGGGAACGCCGTGGAAGCCGGCGGCGCGTACGCCCACCCTTACCGGGTTCTTCTTCCCACAGCCGGAGCCGGAGGCCAATCCATGA